The Deltaproteobacteria bacterium genome includes the window GTCAAGGCAAGGAGTTTATGCTGTTTTTGGGCTGTCAGCGAGTTAGGCATGTCCCTTCGAGAACTGGCGAGGCGGCTGAAACTGAGTCCACCAGCCGTGGGTTTCTCTGTGGAAAGGGGGGAGGCGATTGCGCATGAGAACGGATACCGATTGCTCGACTAACCATCTTACTTTGTTACCAGCTTCCCCAAACCCATGATCCTCGATAGGCGGGTTGTTCAGAGCGTCACTTTTATGTTGACTTGACCGCGTAATTTCAATAGGGTTTTTCCAGAAAAAGCATTATGTTATCACCTTATCTCACGCACTATTATGGAGGAGAGAACTATTATGAGAGGTAAACTGGGAATTATTTTATTAATCGTTCTTTTTGCAAGTCCGCTGGCAGCCGAAGAGTTCACGGGAACGCTTGGGCAGATTAAAAAAACCGGTCAAATCAGAATCGGCTTTCGCACATCCGAACCGCCCATGTCCTTTTCAGACAAAGACGGCAAACCGAATGGTTATTCAATCGAACTGGCCCAATCTGTCATAAAAGAGGTTGAAAAGAAGATCGGCGCAAAAGTAAAGGTGCAATATGTTCCCATAACCGCTGAAAACAGGTTTAACGCCTTGGTCGACAATAAGATTGACATATTGTGCGGTGCGACGACGAAAACGCTTTCCCGCAGTGAATTGGTTGATTTCACGCAACTGACATTTGTCACCGGCGCCTCACTAATGACCTTACGAGATAACGAGAATCAAGATTCTTCTGGTTTTGGCGGAAAGAAAATCGGCGTCGTGAAAGACACAACGACCGCTGTTGCTTTAAAGGGGCTCCTTCAGGAAACCTCTACAAAAGCAGAAATTGTCTTTTTCGATTCAGCAAAGGGTGGTGTTGACGCCCTGCGAAAGAAAAAAGTTGATGCATATGCCGCCGACCAGATCGTACTGATCGGCATTGTCTCAACGGCTCAAGACGGGATGAAATTTGCGATTGGTCCTAATGTCTTTTCCTTCGAACCCTTTGCGTTTGCCGTAAGACGAAATGATGCGGATTTTCGCCTCGCAGCTGATCGCGCCATCTCTGATCTGTGCCGGTCGAAAAAGATATTTGAGATTTACGACAAGTGGGTTGGAGAGTTTACAG containing:
- a CDS encoding amino acid ABC transporter substrate-binding protein; amino-acid sequence: MRGKLGIILLIVLFASPLAAEEFTGTLGQIKKTGQIRIGFRTSEPPMSFSDKDGKPNGYSIELAQSVIKEVEKKIGAKVKVQYVPITAENRFNALVDNKIDILCGATTKTLSRSELVDFTQLTFVTGASLMTLRDNENQDSSGFGGKKIGVVKDTTTAVALKGLLQETSTKAEIVFFDSAKGGVDALRKKKVDAYAADQIVLIGIVSTAQDGMKFAIGPNVFSFEPFAFAVRRNDADFRLAADRAISDLCRSKKIFEIYDKWVGEFTGQRLPIFEAMVQLNATPE